Below is a window of Allomuricauda ruestringensis DSM 13258 DNA.
CAGAAGCCGTGAGCAAAAAAGGGTTGAAAGCCGAGCAAATGGCCGCTATCGGCATTACCAATCAGCGGGAAACCGTTGTGGTCTGGAACAAAAAAACGGGAGAACCCATATATAATGCCATTGTTTGGCAAGACAAACGCACCGCAGATTACTGTGATAAGTTGAAAAAAGAAGGCAAATCCGAATTAATTCGAGAGAAAACAGGATTGGTCATAGATTCCTATTTCTCGGGCACTAAGGTGAAATGGATATTGGATAATGTAGAAGGTGCCAGGGAAAAAGCAGAGGCCGGTGATTTGGTGCTCGGGACCATTGACTCTTGGCTTATCTGGAAAATGACGGATGGTGGACTTCATATTACAGATGTGACCAATGCTTCACGCTCCATGCTGTTCAACATTAATACCATGGATTGGGATGATGAGCTTTTGGAACTGTTGACCATTCCCAAAACTATGCTTCCGGAAGTAAAACAATCCAGCGAAGTATATGGACATACAACTCCTAATTTATTCGCCAAAAAAATCCCGATTGCAGGGATTGCCGGTGATCAGCAAGCCGCTTTGTTCGGACAAATGTGCACCAAAAAGGGCATGGTAAAAAACACCTACGGAACGGGTTGCTTTATGCTGATGAATATTGGAGAAAAACCTATTGTTTCCGAAAATAACCTCCTTACCACGGTAGCTTGGAAAATCAACGGAAAAACCCATTACGCACTCGAAGGAAGTATTTTTATTGCTGGTGCGGTGGTGCAATGGCTCCGTGATAGCTTAAATATTATAAAAACATCTTCGGAAGTGGAAAAACTAGCCAGTTCGGTGGATAGTTCGGACGGAGTGGTTTTTGTTCCTGCTTTTGCCGGTTTGGGCGCTCCGCATTGGAACCAAAAGGCCCAAGGAACTATTTTTGGGCTGACTCGTGGAAGTACCGATGCACATATTGCACGTGCCGCTCTGGAATCCATTGCTTACCAAACCATGGATATTCTTA
It encodes the following:
- the glpK gene encoding glycerol kinase GlpK — translated: MNQYILALDQGTTSSRAVVFDKKGTIISVAQKEFTQIFPKPGWVEHDPDEIWSTQAGMAAEAVSKKGLKAEQMAAIGITNQRETVVVWNKKTGEPIYNAIVWQDKRTADYCDKLKKEGKSELIREKTGLVIDSYFSGTKVKWILDNVEGAREKAEAGDLVLGTIDSWLIWKMTDGGLHITDVTNASRSMLFNINTMDWDDELLELLTIPKTMLPEVKQSSEVYGHTTPNLFAKKIPIAGIAGDQQAALFGQMCTKKGMVKNTYGTGCFMLMNIGEKPIVSENNLLTTVAWKINGKTHYALEGSIFIAGAVVQWLRDSLNIIKTSSEVEKLASSVDSSDGVVFVPAFAGLGAPHWNQKAQGTIFGLTRGSTDAHIARAALESIAYQTMDILKAMEADSGISIKELRVDGGATVNDMLMQFQADVLNTVTVRPKIVETTVMGAAYLAGLAVGYWESPEEIQDIWQTDVHFNPTKERNTIEEGIKGWYKAIKALEFWTENP